From the Temnothorax longispinosus isolate EJ_2023e chromosome 6, Tlon_JGU_v1, whole genome shotgun sequence genome, one window contains:
- the LOC139815065 gene encoding uncharacterized protein yields the protein MSDIPEGGAIGDNNVTSTYLTARKTSTSQNLQDSPIWQTKELLTSQSSQIKKTSCFQRSQGSQDMTSPLHPNAEENLFDSDVINIDDTENLPINISSNVLASIGNIQIPNKVHCQSSSTISKNKIYSDDRDIGNKKIKQNWQTTKEVLTSQSLQIQKTSCFQRPQDTTSILQLDAEKNLFDNDIMNDDTDNLPINISSNVLASTENVQIPKQVHCHDSSTISKNKKYSDNRGVGILCSPQGSRW from the exons ATGTCTGATATTCCTGAAGGAGGAGCTATTGGCGATAATAACGTTACTTCTACTTACTTGACCGCTCGAAAAACTTCGACTTCACAGAATCTACAGGATTCTCCTATCTGGCAAACCAAAGAATTGTTAACCTCGCAGAGTTCGCAGATCAAGAAAACTTCATGCTTCCAAAGATCTCAAGGATCTCAAGATATGACTTCCCCCTTGCATCCTAATGCTGaa GAAAATCTCTTCGATAGTgacgtaataaatattgatgataCAGAGAATCTTCCAATAAAT ATATCTTCTAATGTACTCGCTTCTATAGGAAATATACAGATTCCAAATAAAGTACATTGCCAGAGCTCCAGTACAATATCaaaaaacaagatatattCTGATGACAGAg atatcggtaacaagaaaataaaacagaacTGGCAAACCACCAAAGAGGTCTTGACCTCGCAGAGTTTGCAGATCCAAAAGACTTCATGCTTCCAAAGACCTCAAGATACGACTTCCATCTTGCAACTCGATGCTGaa aaaaatctCTTCGACAATGACATAATGAATGATGATACAGATAATCTTCCAATAAAT ATATCCTCCAATGTACTTGCTTCTACAGAAAATGTACAGATTCCAAAACAAGTACATTGTCACGACTCCAGCACAATAtcaaaaaacaagaaatattcTGATAACAGAGGTGTTGGAATATTATGCTCTCCGCAGGGATCGAGATGGTGA